One genomic region from Thermoplasma sp. Kam2015 encodes:
- a CDS encoding OsmC family protein, translating to MKVSFHYVPGEGFDSDDGKDTVRIYFSQDKKEMRHAPTELLLLAVGSCTSDDVLSILRKMRQEFSSYRCEVSGEKREEHPRLLRYAHIRYIFEGPVDPEKARKAIHLSLRKYCSVSITIERGGVRVLYSLIINGETVDDSVDVESIKLEEEA from the coding sequence ATGAAGGTATCTTTTCATTACGTTCCAGGTGAGGGTTTCGATTCCGACGACGGCAAGGACACGGTAAGGATCTATTTTTCTCAGGATAAGAAGGAGATGCGGCATGCGCCGACGGAGCTCCTCCTGTTAGCTGTGGGATCATGCACGAGTGATGATGTCCTATCGATACTGAGGAAGATGCGCCAGGAATTTTCATCATACAGGTGCGAGGTCTCTGGCGAAAAGAGGGAGGAACACCCGCGCCTGCTCAGGTACGCGCACATACGCTATATATTCGAAGGCCCAGTGGATCCTGAGAAGGCAAGGAAGGCCATCCATCTCTCGCTGAGAAAGTACTGCTCCGTATCCATAACCATTGAACGCGGCGGTGTCAGGGTGCTCTACAGCCTGATAATCAACGGTGAGACTGTTGATGATTCCGTTGATGTGGAAAGCATAAAACTGGAAGAGGAAGCATGA
- a CDS encoding ABC transporter ATP-binding protein, whose product MIEVDRVSIDRKTFRINGVSFSIMENAINGIGGLNGSGKTTVLKAIYGFLKPSGGAVYIDGKNVLEMKPREVASMVSVVHQEQPTPMNFTVRDVVQLSGYSRVHGGPGLDECLEACGIGHLSDREFSTLSGGEKRIVMFAAAMYQNTRYILLDEPMTFLDVDKAVRVMSIIRRFREAGKTVVIVSHDINFLYNECDNVILMRAGSVLYQGDPRKVIDEKTLYEVFNVKFGRYESKEGVRFYPYP is encoded by the coding sequence ATGATCGAAGTAGACAGGGTCTCCATAGACAGGAAGACGTTCAGGATCAACGGCGTGTCTTTTTCCATAATGGAGAACGCCATAAACGGTATAGGGGGCCTCAACGGATCCGGCAAGACTACGGTGCTCAAGGCGATCTACGGTTTCCTGAAACCTTCCGGTGGCGCTGTTTACATAGATGGAAAGAACGTCTTGGAGATGAAGCCCAGAGAGGTGGCGTCTATGGTCTCGGTTGTTCATCAGGAGCAACCGACGCCGATGAACTTCACGGTCAGGGACGTCGTCCAGCTATCAGGCTACAGTCGCGTGCATGGAGGTCCAGGCCTGGATGAATGCCTTGAGGCCTGTGGCATCGGACATCTCTCCGATAGGGAATTCTCAACGCTTAGCGGAGGGGAGAAGCGAATAGTGATGTTCGCAGCGGCCATGTATCAGAACACCAGGTACATCCTGCTGGACGAGCCGATGACATTTCTTGACGTGGACAAGGCCGTGAGGGTCATGTCCATCATCAGGAGGTTCAGAGAGGCGGGAAAAACCGTGGTGATAGTATCGCACGACATAAATTTTCTGTACAATGAATGCGACAACGTGATACTGATGCGGGCCGGAAGCGTGCTGTATCAGGGAGACCCAAGAAAAGTGATCGACGAAAAGACACTGTACGAAGTATTCAACGTGAAATTTGGAAGGTATGAATCCAAAGAAGGCGTCAGGTTCTACCCATACCCCTGA
- a CDS encoding DUF1641 domain-containing protein — MVEKEEVQGNMQPAEDQDDIEALLNKMVENKDTIIAFMDLLSKMKEAGIIDVFMGIAKDYAPTDIEFLAKFFTEKELTEALLKVGNSMMGLLYGLGEEKTADLVKAISFNLPGVAEEFVEGVKNPQPLSALKLMALLKDPDVSAFITGLINALKVIVSSVKKVQ, encoded by the coding sequence ATGGTGGAGAAGGAAGAGGTTCAGGGAAACATGCAGCCAGCCGAGGATCAGGACGATATCGAAGCGCTTCTGAACAAGATGGTGGAGAACAAGGATACCATAATAGCGTTCATGGATCTCCTTTCGAAGATGAAGGAGGCAGGGATAATAGACGTGTTCATGGGCATAGCTAAGGACTACGCGCCGACGGATATAGAATTCCTGGCTAAGTTCTTCACGGAGAAGGAACTCACGGAGGCGCTGCTCAAGGTTGGAAACAGCATGATGGGGCTTCTTTACGGCCTTGGTGAGGAGAAGACCGCTGATCTGGTCAAGGCGATATCATTCAACCTGCCAGGCGTTGCGGAAGAGTTCGTCGAAGGAGTCAAGAATCCTCAGCCCCTGTCAGCTCTCAAACTGATGGCGCTGCTCAAGGATCCGGATGTTTCAGCCTTCATAACAGGCCTCATAAACGCGCTGAAGGTCATAGTGTCCTCGGTGAAAAAAGTACAATAA
- a CDS encoding IS481 family transposase, which produces MKYMLNTEDRKFIIDSVKKGYKVTELARMFNVTPRRIQQILHESELPESSRDSELTEEEKKFIDDLWDKYRIGSRTIYYLLRSKGFNVSYYKIYNYMKVKRMVQIKENALIVNGKKAEPPLSTVLLDYHQRSFNDQYAIFCVDMTTKKILSYSESMKITSDVVAAVLDGLNVSGKIKKLMIRSGVLSLIYNSSNLGYIARKKGISEVVTDKGSSRVHLSLSKLWQNYDKYRWTFNSLEEFVNWYNERPVTRFEDRIASPDQIFEEYIKKYDMNTGES; this is translated from the coding sequence TTGAAGTACATGTTAAACACCGAGGATAGGAAATTCATAATAGATAGCGTGAAGAAGGGATACAAGGTCACTGAACTCGCCAGGATGTTCAATGTGACGCCGAGAAGGATACAGCAGATCCTGCATGAAAGCGAGCTGCCGGAGAGCTCAAGGGATTCTGAGCTGACCGAAGAGGAGAAAAAATTCATAGATGATCTCTGGGACAAGTACAGGATAGGATCGCGAACGATCTATTACCTGCTCAGGAGCAAGGGCTTCAACGTTTCCTACTACAAGATATACAACTACATGAAGGTGAAGAGGATGGTTCAGATCAAGGAGAACGCGCTAATAGTCAACGGGAAGAAGGCTGAACCGCCGCTCTCCACAGTGCTTCTGGACTATCACCAGAGGAGCTTCAACGATCAGTACGCCATCTTCTGTGTCGACATGACAACAAAGAAGATACTCTCCTATTCCGAATCAATGAAGATAACGAGCGATGTTGTTGCCGCTGTCCTCGACGGACTCAACGTTTCCGGAAAGATAAAGAAGCTCATGATAAGAAGCGGTGTGCTCAGCCTGATATACAATTCTTCCAACCTTGGATATATAGCCAGAAAGAAGGGCATATCGGAGGTCGTAACGGACAAGGGCAGCTCCCGCGTCCACCTTTCGCTGTCGAAGCTGTGGCAGAACTACGACAAGTACAGGTGGACATTCAACAGCCTTGAGGAGTTCGTCAACTGGTACAACGAGAGGCCTGTCACAAGGTTCGAGGACAGGATCGCCTCACCGGACCAGATATTCGAAGAGTATATCAAGAAGTATGATATGAATACTGGAGAGAGTTGA
- a CDS encoding NAD(P)/FAD-dependent oxidoreductase produces the protein MVSRVLIVGDGDAGTIMANKLRFHTDRRDVDITVVGNSKDHYFKPDGVHISFNMIDYKKSVKPTEFLFNYGVNYIRDTVSRIDVADHSVQTTGGRNLDYDYLIIATGDRFTPEDVPGYSESAKHFYDLPHALELQKEIKGFKGGKVVIGQASIPIMCPPAPYEFTFLLEEYLNFHGLKDKTEIHYIYPLNRVFTIPNVADFVGKRMEERGIITHTLFNVDSIDPKNKKIESLEGESINYDLLVLIPPHRGQKVITDSGLADDSGYIDVDKYKLNYKDYDNVFAIGDATNLPVSKAGATAHFEALYLSNRIASETSGNIYNEVYEGDVACTTVTGYEKGLTLYFSYNKPPKANFDSKLDYFLKWQSADTFFSSMLRGVA, from the coding sequence TCAAAGGATCACTATTTCAAGCCTGACGGTGTGCACATATCATTCAACATGATAGACTACAAGAAGAGCGTGAAACCCACCGAGTTCCTCTTCAACTATGGCGTGAATTACATAAGGGACACGGTATCAAGGATAGACGTTGCAGATCACAGCGTGCAGACAACCGGCGGCAGGAATCTAGATTACGATTACCTGATAATCGCAACCGGAGACAGGTTCACGCCGGAGGATGTCCCAGGCTATTCTGAGAGTGCAAAGCACTTCTACGATCTTCCGCATGCGCTTGAGCTCCAGAAGGAGATAAAGGGCTTCAAGGGTGGAAAGGTTGTGATAGGGCAGGCAAGCATACCAATAATGTGCCCGCCAGCACCATACGAATTCACATTCCTGCTTGAGGAGTATCTTAATTTCCACGGTCTTAAGGACAAAACCGAGATACACTACATATACCCGCTCAACCGCGTCTTCACAATTCCAAATGTTGCGGACTTCGTCGGTAAGAGGATGGAGGAACGCGGCATAATAACCCACACGCTCTTCAATGTGGACTCGATCGATCCAAAGAACAAGAAGATAGAGTCCCTTGAGGGCGAGAGTATAAATTATGATCTGCTCGTGCTGATACCGCCTCACAGGGGTCAGAAGGTCATAACAGATTCCGGGCTTGCAGATGACAGCGGATATATCGATGTGGATAAATACAAGCTTAACTATAAGGACTACGACAACGTGTTCGCAATAGGCGACGCTACAAACCTGCCTGTATCCAAGGCTGGAGCGACTGCGCACTTCGAGGCTCTGTACCTCTCCAACAGGATAGCTTCAGAAACCTCAGGAAACATATACAATGAAGTGTACGAAGGAGACGTGGCATGCACAACGGTCACCGGTTATGAGAAGGGCTTAACGCTCTACTTCAGCTACAACAAGCCTCCAAAGGCCAATTTCGACAGCAAGCTTGACTACTTCCTGAAATGGCAGTCTGCAGATACGTTCTTCAGCAGCATGCTGAGGGGAGTCGCGTGA
- a CDS encoding flagellin, with the protein MPILKSLKKLKKIFQTDDSKSESGIGVLIVFIAMILVAAVAASVLIHTAGILQQKASSTGTTTIQQVASGVVITQILGYDYANPPEAGGISYLAIFVTVNSGGSSVDLSNTTITLSVGGVTAVLVYNTSIFYDIAGTGSANIFSAPVWGELSAAHKDPTNFGILVESDPSHSMTGLYPVLSTGDVAALIINVTNTFGTNITQGSAVSGQITPEVGSPALIDFNAPTSFATKSIVIS; encoded by the coding sequence ATGCCCATACTTAAATCACTAAAGAAGCTGAAGAAAATATTTCAGACTGACGATTCGAAGTCAGAATCGGGTATAGGCGTACTTATTGTCTTTATCGCGATGATCTTAGTTGCTGCTGTTGCCGCATCCGTGCTCATACACACAGCAGGGATCCTGCAGCAGAAGGCATCTAGCACCGGAACAACCACCATACAGCAGGTAGCTTCGGGCGTGGTCATAACCCAGATATTGGGCTATGACTATGCCAATCCACCTGAAGCTGGTGGCATTTCCTATCTTGCAATATTCGTCACCGTTAACTCCGGCGGGTCTTCAGTGGATCTATCGAATACAACCATAACGCTGTCGGTCGGCGGCGTGACCGCGGTGCTGGTCTACAACACCAGCATATTCTACGATATAGCGGGCACGGGATCGGCCAACATATTCTCAGCGCCTGTCTGGGGCGAACTCTCAGCAGCGCACAAGGATCCAACAAACTTCGGAATACTGGTTGAGTCAGATCCGTCACATTCTATGACTGGGCTGTATCCGGTACTCAGTACTGGAGATGTTGCTGCGCTGATAATAAACGTGACGAACACTTTCGGAACGAACATAACGCAGGGATCTGCAGTGAGCGGGCAGATAACGCCTGAGGTTGGTTCGCCAGCGCTGATAGACTTCAACGCACCCACATCGTTCGCAACCAAATCCATAGTGATAAGCTGA
- a CDS encoding NTP transferase domain-containing protein produces the protein MNCLIIAGGMGTRIGDPEKAIIEIGGETILERSVRCLRCICDAWHAMIDPSMQRTKRMLRSLGISVMEKERGGYIEDLNYALGIIGKFPILVAPGDLYIIRCRDILERIRYSITLDEDVISFTDDGKFTGLSLFNDFGGSYINVDISGYAMNVNTPDDLEKIRGMGRT, from the coding sequence TTGAACTGCCTGATAATTGCGGGCGGCATGGGAACCAGGATCGGTGATCCTGAGAAAGCGATCATAGAGATCGGTGGCGAAACCATACTGGAGAGATCTGTGAGATGCCTCAGATGCATATGCGATGCATGGCATGCAATGATAGATCCATCGATGCAGAGGACAAAGAGGATGCTTCGCAGCCTTGGCATAAGCGTCATGGAGAAGGAACGTGGAGGCTACATAGAGGATCTGAATTATGCCCTCGGGATAATCGGGAAATTTCCTATCCTCGTTGCTCCTGGGGATCTCTACATAATCAGATGCCGGGACATTCTTGAGAGAATCAGATACTCCATCACGCTTGACGAGGACGTCATATCCTTTACGGACGACGGAAAGTTCACAGGCCTGTCCCTTTTCAACGATTTCGGCGGTTCATATATCAATGTTGATATTTCTGGATATGCAATGAACGTCAACACGCCTGATGATCTGGAGAAGATCAGGGGTATGGGTAGAACCTGA